The Haloplanus sp. CK5-1 genome contains a region encoding:
- a CDS encoding PAS domain S-box protein: MTITDEEVHVLHVDDDEAFADMAATFLEREDERIDVRTATSADEAEAILARDDGEVDCIVSDHDMPGRTGVELLEAVRTDRPDLPFVLYTGKGSEAIASDAISAGVTDYLQKKSGTDQYTVLANRITNAVESYRSQRALAERNRELMQYERMINSMGEAACIYDADGRYVIVNEHLAEWYGETRAALEGRTSNLIPVIEAQSDADDPYRALFDGRCERLDGEVESEFPGHGHAVLEYRLTPLTVDGVVEGVVGVARDITDRKERKRELERYEAYLQESTDIITVLDESGTIEYGSPSITRILGYEPGEIVGENGFEFIHPDDVDDLYAKFSALITDPGATVTAECRFRTADDEWCWLEVRGTNQLDHDAIGSIVTNNRDITDRKERERELERRTEELQALATELEEQYEYLFEEAPVMAVVTRAEDGEPIIEDCNQLFVGTLGYEKSDVIGRNLGEFYTDDSRRAMTEGGYERALEGEFMREDRDLVTAGGDVVASLLRAVPRYDGRDEATGTLALYVDISARRDLERQKSRLEEFTSVVSHDLRNPLNVAQNRVELAREECDSEHLDAVLKAHERMSTLIEDLLSLARSGTDVGETEAVGLPPLADRCWRTVATGEASLSVTVDRPIRADRNRLRQLLENLMRNSIEHGGDDVTVTLGPLPDGFYVEDDGVGIPAAEREAVFDVGYSSDSEGTGFGLSIVERIAQAHGWTVRVTDGPDGGARFEFTDVGLVED; this comes from the coding sequence ATGACGATCACCGACGAAGAGGTGCACGTCCTCCACGTCGACGACGACGAGGCGTTCGCCGACATGGCCGCGACGTTTCTCGAACGGGAGGACGAGCGCATCGACGTCCGGACCGCGACGAGCGCGGACGAGGCGGAGGCGATCCTGGCCCGCGACGACGGTGAGGTGGACTGCATTGTCTCGGACCACGACATGCCGGGACGCACCGGCGTCGAGTTGCTGGAGGCCGTCCGGACGGACCGTCCGGACCTCCCCTTCGTGCTCTACACCGGAAAGGGGTCGGAAGCCATCGCGAGCGACGCCATCTCGGCGGGTGTGACCGACTACCTGCAAAAGAAAAGCGGCACCGACCAGTACACCGTGCTGGCCAACCGGATCACGAACGCCGTCGAGTCGTACCGGTCACAGCGGGCCCTCGCGGAGCGCAACCGGGAACTCATGCAGTACGAGCGGATGATCAACTCGATGGGGGAGGCGGCCTGCATCTACGACGCGGACGGCCGCTACGTGATCGTCAACGAGCATCTGGCGGAGTGGTACGGCGAGACGCGGGCGGCACTGGAGGGACGGACCAGCAACCTCATCCCGGTGATCGAGGCGCAGTCGGACGCCGACGACCCGTACCGGGCGCTGTTCGACGGTCGATGCGAGCGACTCGACGGTGAGGTCGAGTCCGAGTTCCCCGGACACGGGCACGCGGTTCTGGAGTATCGACTGACGCCCTTGACCGTCGACGGGGTCGTGGAGGGAGTCGTCGGCGTCGCCCGCGACATCACCGACCGCAAGGAGCGCAAGCGGGAACTCGAACGCTACGAGGCGTACCTACAGGAGTCGACGGACATCATCACAGTCCTCGACGAGTCGGGAACGATCGAGTACGGGAGTCCCTCCATCACACGGATTCTCGGCTACGAACCGGGCGAAATCGTCGGAGAGAACGGGTTCGAGTTCATCCACCCGGACGACGTCGACGACCTCTACGCGAAGTTTTCCGCCCTCATCACGGATCCCGGTGCGACGGTCACCGCCGAGTGCCGGTTCCGCACCGCGGACGACGAGTGGTGTTGGCTCGAAGTCCGTGGGACGAACCAACTCGACCACGACGCCATCGGCAGTATCGTGACGAACAACCGCGACATCACCGACCGCAAGGAGCGCGAACGCGAACTCGAGCGGCGGACAGAGGAGTTGCAGGCGCTGGCGACGGAACTCGAAGAGCAGTACGAGTATCTCTTCGAGGAGGCACCAGTCATGGCGGTCGTCACGCGCGCCGAAGACGGTGAGCCGATAATCGAGGACTGCAACCAGTTGTTCGTCGGGACGCTGGGCTACGAGAAGTCGGACGTTATCGGACGGAACCTCGGCGAGTTCTACACGGATGACTCCCGTCGAGCGATGACGGAGGGCGGCTACGAGCGCGCGCTCGAAGGGGAGTTCATGCGGGAGGACAGGGACTTGGTGACCGCCGGCGGCGACGTCGTCGCGTCCCTGTTGCGAGCCGTCCCTCGCTACGACGGCCGAGACGAAGCCACCGGCACACTCGCTCTGTACGTCGACATCAGCGCGCGACGGGACCTAGAGCGTCAGAAATCCCGGCTCGAAGAGTTCACCAGTGTCGTCTCACACGACCTCCGGAACCCGTTGAACGTGGCGCAGAACCGCGTGGAACTGGCCCGTGAAGAGTGTGACAGCGAGCATCTCGACGCCGTCCTGAAGGCACACGAGCGGATGTCGACCCTGATCGAGGACCTCCTCTCGCTGGCACGGAGCGGCACGGACGTGGGCGAGACGGAAGCGGTCGGGCTACCCCCACTCGCGGACCGCTGTTGGCGGACCGTCGCGACGGGCGAGGCGTCGCTGTCGGTCACGGTCGACCGGCCGATCCGTGCCGACCGAAACCGTCTCCGACAACTCCTGGAGAACCTGATGCGGAACAGTATCGAACACGGCGGAGACGACGTGACGGTTACCCTCGGCCCGCTTCCCGACGGGTTCTACGTCGAGGACGACGGCGTCGGGATCCCCGCAGCCGAGCGCGAGGCGGTCTTCGACGTGGGCTACTCGTCCGACTCCGAGGGGACGGGGTTCGGGCTGAGCATCGTCGAGCGAATCGCCCAAGCCCACGGCTGGACCGTCCGCGTCACCGACGGACCCGACGGCGGTGCGCGCTTCGAGTTTACCGACGTCGGCCTCGTCGAGGACTGA
- a CDS encoding NAD-binding protein, giving the protein MSTSLLARLRNRWIGWHALGIRLTVALTVVIALLSVATGIANISAQTVVGPLAEFIPRAIQRTAGFTGTLTGFLMIASAYGLRRRLRAAWYSTVVLLPVTALQGVLQSSPLSLPLIVLSVVALPKVLYNRGQFDRTVELTTAQLAAGVAIVGAQIYGTVGTYALREDFTNVSTLVDAFYYTLVTASTVGYGDATPTSQVGRLFGMSVVVIGTASFAIALGTLLGPVIQARFAKALGRMSEGDLDLLDDHVLVLGYSDIVAAVLDEKPGSDVLVVTPDRDVVRSLTDRGVNALTADPDDEASLREAGVDRARLAIVATNDDAADALTILTVRQLNPDVEIRAVATNRENMRKLEHAGATSVISPIVIAAQQLLESSPDGDVDLLADDFDGGDA; this is encoded by the coding sequence ATGAGTACGTCGCTACTGGCCCGCCTGCGGAATCGCTGGATCGGCTGGCACGCGCTGGGGATCCGGCTGACAGTCGCGCTCACCGTCGTCATCGCGTTGCTCTCCGTCGCGACCGGTATCGCGAACATCAGCGCACAGACGGTGGTCGGCCCCCTCGCCGAGTTCATCCCGCGTGCCATCCAGCGGACTGCAGGGTTCACCGGGACACTGACCGGCTTCCTCATGATCGCGAGCGCGTACGGCCTCCGCCGTCGGCTCCGCGCCGCGTGGTACTCGACTGTCGTGTTGTTACCCGTCACGGCGCTCCAGGGTGTGTTGCAGTCGAGTCCGCTCTCGCTCCCGCTGATCGTGCTGTCGGTCGTGGCGCTGCCGAAAGTGCTGTACAATCGGGGGCAGTTCGACCGAACGGTCGAGTTGACGACGGCACAACTCGCCGCCGGCGTGGCCATCGTCGGGGCACAGATCTACGGCACCGTCGGCACCTATGCGCTCCGCGAGGACTTCACGAACGTCTCCACGCTCGTCGACGCGTTCTACTACACGCTCGTCACCGCGAGCACGGTCGGCTACGGCGACGCGACGCCGACCTCGCAGGTCGGGCGGCTGTTCGGCATGTCGGTCGTCGTCATTGGGACGGCCAGTTTCGCCATCGCGCTCGGAACACTCTTGGGGCCAGTCATTCAAGCCCGGTTCGCGAAGGCACTTGGACGCATGTCAGAAGGCGACCTCGACCTCCTCGACGACCACGTGCTCGTCCTCGGGTACAGCGACATCGTCGCCGCCGTCCTCGACGAGAAGCCGGGGTCGGACGTGCTGGTCGTCACTCCCGACAGGGACGTGGTTCGGAGTCTCACGGACCGGGGCGTCAACGCTCTCACCGCCGACCCGGACGACGAGGCGTCGCTCCGCGAGGCCGGCGTCGACCGCGCTCGATTGGCCATCGTCGCGACGAACGACGACGCGGCCGACGCGCTGACGATCCTGACCGTCCGACAACTCAACCCCGACGTCGAGATCCGCGCCGTCGCGACCAACCGCGAGAACATGCGAAAACTGGAACACGCCGGCGCGACGTCGGTCATCAGCCCGATCGTGATCGCGGCCCAACAGCTCCTCGAATCGTCGCCCGACGGCGACGTGGACCTCCTCGCCGACGACTTCGACGGCGGCGACGCCTGA
- a CDS encoding FeoC-like transcriptional regulator, which yields MGDATERDLTADGLYDEMEVLEPYTTGELASTMEASRAQVRDLLERLATSARVRKKTTDSERAIWLRTPSTHECGNCGYTYEVTFLHPVLSAVRFCPRCGTRVES from the coding sequence ATGGGAGACGCAACCGAGCGGGACCTCACGGCGGACGGCCTGTACGACGAGATGGAGGTCCTCGAACCGTACACGACCGGGGAACTCGCATCGACGATGGAGGCGTCACGGGCACAGGTTCGTGACCTCCTCGAACGGCTCGCGACGTCGGCACGCGTTCGAAAGAAAACCACCGACTCCGAGCGTGCCATCTGGCTCCGGACGCCGTCGACCCACGAGTGTGGCAACTGCGGGTACACTTACGAGGTCACGTTCCTCCACCCGGTGCTCTCGGCCGTCCGGTTCTGTCCCCGGTGTGGCACTCGAGTAGAGTCATGA
- a CDS encoding thermonuclease family protein translates to MIRRDWGRLLPVLFLFVTAGCVGVTPDPSTTATPEGTATVYVTHVVDGDTVDVRFADGREDTVRLLGVDTPEVHAETDPTEFENVADTEAGRDCLRRHGERASAYAEERLAGREVTLRFDAAAGRRGGYDRLLAYVVVDGRSFNAALLERGHARLYDSTFRERDRYASLEAEARENGRGVWSCAAG, encoded by the coding sequence GTGATCCGACGCGACTGGGGACGCCTCCTGCCCGTCCTCTTCCTGTTCGTGACCGCCGGTTGTGTCGGCGTGACGCCGGATCCGTCCACGACGGCGACTCCCGAAGGAACGGCCACCGTTTACGTGACCCACGTGGTCGACGGCGACACGGTCGACGTCCGCTTCGCCGACGGCCGCGAGGACACGGTCCGACTTCTGGGCGTCGACACGCCGGAAGTCCACGCCGAAACCGACCCGACGGAGTTCGAGAACGTGGCGGACACCGAAGCGGGTCGCGACTGTCTGCGGCGTCACGGGGAGCGAGCGAGCGCCTACGCCGAGGAGAGGCTCGCCGGCCGCGAGGTGACGCTCCGCTTCGACGCCGCGGCGGGGCGGCGGGGCGGCTACGACCGCCTCCTCGCGTACGTCGTCGTCGACGGCCGCTCGTTCAACGCGGCGCTGCTCGAACGCGGCCACGCCCGCCTCTACGATTCGACCTTCCGCGAACGCGACCGGTACGCGTCGCTCGAAGCCGAGGCGCGCGAAAACGGACGCGGCGTCTGGTCGTGTGCAGCGGGGTGA
- a CDS encoding arginine--tRNA ligase produces the protein MLRSIERELIDGLSGAVADAGHDRAVDASALELEDFDDDEKGEFSSAISFAIAADEGANPMAVAAAIADAHEAAGLPEGIGAVTVENGHINYHLDVETMARRTLSTIDGEADSYGSRDRTDPDTIVADVSSPNIAKPLHVGHLRNTILSDALMNVLEALGHDVTRDNHLGDWGVQFGNLLHEYVEFGDEDAFEDDPIAHLLDLYQQFERRDSMLEDVEEFGALTDSFEDSVEAEREYHTDAGKEWFARLEEDDEAAVERWEQFREASIERFEAIYEELGVDFDLWIGESFYAREGWNDRIVDRALEADVAIRADDGSVFVPIYPDEYEGAGDPARADIDPSPDRARETLAEAGSVEDADFDPFYIVKSDGSTVYGTRDLATIAYRTEEFDADQSVYVVASEQDHYFKQLFVAARKMGFTDVRLRHINYGMISLPEGSMSTRGGQIVTVREVLDAARERARDIVEEKGRGVADDEVDAIAAKIALATVKYGMVASNRGKDITFDIDEAVSLEGDTGPYVQYATTRAYSILDDAEAVPDVDAIDPTAFNDTDHQLIYHLGRYPLVLDLCEERYDAASLARYLLDLAHVFNSFYHKNRVLDAESAAAERLALTAATAQVFENGLGLLGIDTLAEM, from the coding sequence ATGCTTCGATCTATCGAACGCGAGTTGATCGACGGGTTGTCCGGAGCCGTCGCGGACGCGGGGCACGACCGCGCCGTCGACGCCTCGGCGCTCGAACTCGAGGACTTCGACGACGACGAGAAAGGTGAGTTCTCCTCTGCGATCTCCTTTGCCATCGCAGCCGACGAGGGGGCAAACCCGATGGCGGTCGCGGCGGCCATCGCCGACGCCCACGAAGCCGCCGGACTCCCCGAGGGAATCGGTGCCGTCACCGTCGAGAACGGCCACATCAACTACCACCTCGACGTCGAGACGATGGCCCGGCGGACGCTCTCGACCATCGACGGCGAGGCGGACTCGTACGGCTCCCGGGACCGCACCGATCCCGATACCATCGTCGCGGACGTCTCCTCGCCGAACATCGCCAAACCACTCCACGTCGGCCACCTCCGGAACACGATCCTCAGCGACGCCCTCATGAACGTCTTGGAGGCGTTGGGTCACGACGTCACTCGGGACAATCACCTCGGCGACTGGGGGGTGCAGTTCGGAAACCTACTCCACGAGTACGTCGAGTTCGGCGACGAGGACGCCTTCGAGGACGACCCTATCGCCCACCTCCTCGACCTCTATCAGCAGTTCGAACGGCGCGACTCGATGCTCGAGGACGTCGAGGAGTTCGGGGCACTCACCGACTCGTTCGAGGACAGCGTCGAGGCGGAGCGCGAGTACCACACCGACGCGGGCAAGGAGTGGTTCGCCCGCCTCGAGGAGGACGACGAGGCGGCAGTCGAGCGCTGGGAGCAGTTCCGCGAGGCCAGCATCGAACGGTTCGAGGCCATCTACGAGGAACTCGGCGTCGACTTCGATCTCTGGATCGGTGAGAGTTTCTACGCCCGCGAGGGGTGGAACGACCGGATCGTCGACCGGGCCCTCGAAGCGGACGTGGCGATACGCGCCGATGACGGGTCGGTGTTCGTCCCCATCTACCCCGACGAGTACGAGGGCGCGGGCGACCCGGCGCGGGCCGACATCGACCCCTCGCCCGACCGCGCCCGGGAGACCCTCGCGGAGGCCGGGAGCGTCGAGGACGCCGACTTCGACCCCTTCTACATCGTCAAGTCGGACGGCTCGACCGTCTACGGCACCCGTGATCTGGCAACCATCGCCTACCGCACCGAGGAGTTCGACGCCGACCAGTCGGTGTACGTCGTCGCCAGCGAACAGGATCACTACTTCAAGCAGTTGTTCGTCGCCGCCCGCAAGATGGGCTTTACCGACGTGCGCTTACGTCACATCAACTACGGGATGATCAGCCTCCCAGAGGGGAGCATGTCGACCCGCGGCGGCCAGATCGTCACCGTGCGCGAGGTACTCGACGCCGCCCGGGAGCGCGCCCGCGACATCGTCGAGGAGAAGGGCCGTGGCGTCGCCGACGACGAGGTCGACGCCATCGCCGCGAAGATAGCGCTCGCGACGGTGAAATACGGGATGGTCGCCTCGAACCGTGGGAAGGACATCACCTTCGACATCGACGAGGCGGTGTCGCTCGAGGGCGATACGGGCCCGTACGTCCAGTACGCCACGACCCGGGCGTACAGCATCCTCGACGACGCCGAGGCGGTGCCGGACGTGGACGCCATCGATCCCACGGCGTTCAACGACACCGACCACCAGTTGATCTACCACCTCGGTCGCTACCCCCTCGTCCTCGACCTGTGCGAGGAGCGGTACGACGCCGCCTCCCTCGCGCGCTACCTGCTGGATCTGGCACACGTCTTCAACTCCTTCTACCACAAGAACCGCGTCCTCGACGCGGAGTCGGCGGCCGCGGAGCGCCTCGCCCTGACCGCGGCCACCGCGCAGGTGTTCGAGAACGGCCTCGGACTCCTGGGTATCGACACCCTCGCGGAGATGTAG
- a CDS encoding ribbon-helix-helix domain-containing protein: MPNVEITVPEHLEMQIAQLVEQGEFVNREEAIQELLSTGLRAYKTSGPMEDEEPSFEEEGMMGHEDEYVF, from the coding sequence ATGCCGAACGTGGAAATAACCGTCCCCGAACATCTGGAGATGCAGATCGCTCAGTTGGTCGAACAGGGGGAGTTCGTCAACAGGGAGGAGGCCATTCAGGAACTGCTCTCGACCGGTCTCAGAGCCTACAAGACGAGTGGCCCGATGGAAGATGAGGAGCCCAGCTTCGAGGAGGAGGGCATGATGGGCCACGAAGACGAGTACGTCTTCTGA
- a CDS encoding UPF0058 family protein translates to MHKEELLELHEQMVTIMNYFRSQESVDESIFDPYESLSVDPSHVHKSKSEHKHAVFVLGNALATAMTEDEFSDAGRVGKRMAELAEDAESKL, encoded by the coding sequence ATGCACAAGGAAGAACTCCTCGAACTGCACGAACAGATGGTGACGATCATGAACTACTTCCGTAGCCAGGAGTCGGTCGACGAGAGCATCTTCGATCCCTACGAGTCGCTGAGCGTCGACCCCTCGCACGTCCACAAATCGAAAAGCGAGCACAAACACGCCGTGTTCGTGTTGGGCAATGCCCTGGCGACGGCGATGACCGAAGACGAGTTCTCCGACGCCGGTCGGGTCGGCAAGCGCATGGCCGAACTCGCCGAGGACGCCGAGAGCAAACTGTAA
- a CDS encoding DUF5684 domain-containing protein gives MVQPSGAVTVLQTGDGSLVVVAVQLVIALAQLAGMWAVFEKADRAGWAAIVPIYNLYVMLKIGDNAWWWLL, from the coding sequence ATGGTCCAACCGAGTGGCGCTGTGACCGTCCTCCAGACCGGCGACGGCAGCCTCGTCGTCGTGGCCGTTCAACTCGTCATCGCACTCGCACAGTTGGCGGGGATGTGGGCGGTGTTCGAAAAGGCGGATCGTGCGGGATGGGCGGCCATCGTCCCGATATACAACCTCTATGTCATGCTGAAGATCGGCGACAACGCCTGGTGGTGGCTGCTATAG
- a CDS encoding METTL5 family protein translates to MTATKAGLAGQLAVVAGFENPQAALEQYPTPPELAAHVIHIADLNDDIEGRTVVDLGAGTGMFTLGAALRGPTRAVGVEIDRDALLIARENRRRVGSRTEIHWVNADATRAPIRPDGPTTVVMNPPFGAQDGNEHADRAFLSTAAEVSDVSYSVHNAGSREFVEAFAADNAGEVTHAFAAEFDLDRQFDHHAAARTEIDTEVFRIEWRSG, encoded by the coding sequence ATGACGGCGACCAAGGCCGGTCTCGCGGGACAGTTGGCGGTGGTCGCCGGGTTCGAGAACCCGCAAGCTGCCCTCGAACAGTACCCGACGCCGCCGGAACTCGCGGCCCACGTGATCCACATCGCCGACCTGAACGACGACATCGAGGGACGGACAGTCGTCGACTTGGGCGCGGGGACGGGGATGTTCACGCTCGGCGCGGCGCTCCGTGGCCCGACGCGAGCGGTGGGCGTCGAGATCGACCGCGACGCGCTCCTGATCGCCCGCGAGAACCGACGACGGGTCGGTTCTCGGACGGAGATTCACTGGGTCAACGCCGACGCCACCCGCGCGCCGATCCGTCCGGACGGTCCCACGACGGTCGTGATGAATCCGCCGTTCGGCGCGCAGGACGGCAACGAACACGCCGATCGCGCGTTCCTGTCGACCGCGGCCGAGGTGTCCGACGTCTCCTACTCGGTCCACAACGCCGGGAGCCGGGAGTTCGTGGAGGCGTTCGCCGCCGACAACGCCGGCGAGGTGACACACGCCTTCGCCGCGGAGTTCGACCTCGACAGACAGTTCGACCACCACGCCGCCGCCCGAACGGAGATTGACACCGAGGTGTTCCGGATCGAGTGGCGGTCGGGGTAG
- a CDS encoding rhomboid family intramembrane serine protease yields MLGLPEAATLFRLALGLALLLSVLVVVALDRPRGRWGAHLRSRFLAGVPWGTLITAGFVLAVYLFVQGGWSNWYAPVTIPFRAWSYFYPVGVATAAFAHFGPAHLIGNLVGTLALAPIVEYTWGHYPRERGTQTFTSPPTNPYVRALVVVPVAVLGVGLFTALFAVGPVIGFSGVVFAFAGFALVHYPITTVVALSASNGIRTLYRAFQQPTLTASAGPSYSSPWWADVAIQGHAIGLLAGVLLGVWLARARGDDRPSAARVAVGVALFGVAQALWAVYWFRGGETYVLYRAAGLALVVLLATLVAATVVASARPLLSRAGEGDGGALRSLPRWQVGATALVLCTAAIAGPAVPVNLTTPAEGDLPADPVTVRGYEVTYAEDVPNGMVSVVDVEAFGETTQVNTSGVIVRNRERGIWMTAVPAGRLAFTGTTRVRVGGVGWRDSVRVQRRGWSAIGGGTTYRVQLSYRDENVTAYTAPPARAEPVIAGRNVSVVSGSEEFRLDVSVGNRSATTPVPGVNETVSAGGLDFINVGGRIYAVDGSTRVRVARRETYE; encoded by the coding sequence ATGCTCGGCCTCCCGGAGGCGGCGACCCTCTTCAGGCTGGCGCTGGGTCTCGCTCTCCTCCTCTCGGTTCTCGTCGTCGTCGCCCTCGACCGGCCGAGGGGTCGGTGGGGTGCACACCTCCGATCCCGATTCCTCGCCGGCGTCCCCTGGGGGACGCTGATCACGGCTGGATTCGTCCTCGCGGTGTACCTCTTCGTCCAGGGTGGGTGGTCGAACTGGTACGCTCCCGTCACCATCCCCTTTCGGGCGTGGTCGTACTTCTACCCGGTGGGCGTCGCGACGGCGGCGTTCGCCCACTTCGGTCCCGCACACCTGATCGGCAACCTCGTCGGGACGCTCGCACTCGCCCCGATCGTCGAGTACACGTGGGGTCACTACCCGCGGGAGCGTGGCACCCAGACGTTCACCTCGCCGCCGACCAACCCCTACGTGCGGGCGCTCGTCGTCGTCCCGGTCGCCGTCCTCGGCGTCGGCCTGTTCACCGCGCTGTTCGCGGTCGGGCCGGTGATCGGGTTCTCGGGCGTCGTGTTCGCGTTCGCGGGCTTTGCACTCGTCCACTACCCGATCACGACCGTCGTCGCACTCTCGGCGAGCAATGGGATTCGGACGCTGTACCGGGCGTTCCAGCAGCCGACGTTGACCGCGAGCGCCGGGCCGTCGTACTCGTCGCCGTGGTGGGCCGACGTCGCGATCCAGGGCCACGCCATCGGTCTCCTCGCGGGCGTCCTCCTCGGGGTGTGGCTGGCCCGTGCTCGCGGCGACGACCGGCCGTCGGCCGCGCGCGTCGCCGTCGGCGTCGCCCTGTTCGGCGTCGCACAGGCGCTGTGGGCGGTGTACTGGTTCCGCGGCGGCGAGACGTACGTTCTCTACCGGGCGGCCGGACTCGCACTCGTCGTCCTGTTGGCGACGCTGGTGGCGGCGACCGTTGTGGCGTCGGCGCGCCCGCTCCTGTCGAGGGCCGGGGAGGGGGACGGGGGCGCCCTCCGATCGCTCCCCCGGTGGCAGGTCGGTGCGACCGCCCTGGTGCTGTGTACGGCCGCCATCGCCGGCCCCGCGGTGCCAGTCAACCTGACGACGCCGGCCGAGGGCGACCTGCCCGCCGACCCGGTGACGGTGCGCGGGTACGAGGTGACCTACGCCGAGGATGTCCCCAACGGGATGGTGTCGGTCGTCGACGTGGAGGCGTTCGGCGAGACGACGCAGGTCAACACCTCGGGAGTGATCGTCAGGAACCGCGAGCGCGGCATCTGGATGACCGCCGTCCCCGCCGGTCGACTGGCGTTTACCGGGACGACCCGCGTCAGGGTCGGTGGCGTCGGCTGGCGCGACTCGGTTCGCGTCCAGCGACGGGGGTGGAGCGCCATCGGCGGCGGCACGACCTACCGGGTACAACTCTCCTACCGGGACGAGAACGTGACGGCGTACACCGCGCCGCCGGCCCGCGCCGAGCCCGTGATCGCCGGCCGGAACGTCTCCGTCGTCAGCGGCTCCGAGGAGTTCCGACTCGACGTCTCCGTCGGCAATCGGTCGGCCACCACGCCCGTCCCCGGGGTCAACGAGACGGTGTCGGCCGGCGGGCTGGATTTCATCAACGTCGGCGGACGGATCTACGCTGTCGACGGATCGACGCGGGTCCGCGTCGCTCGGCGCGAGACCTACGAGTGA
- a CDS encoding HVO_2922 family protein — MATETNDGVLARIYRERVGRPTTHDEVRGYWVFLTGLVLGTLGIVLFLPSTSATGASALTLREVSIFIAAVGLAMLVAGPVIRLPLQSWANYAAYLGQAICFVAAVWFVLVFPAEWSVQTGSQPVILLYAVGLAILMIGGAVVPLVAGVTREDLEASEDRATRLETEVADLEAELDAERDRHESELDAARGETAAGEADRADLQAIIDSMRASQATFELYEDRADEWRWRLRHRNGNIIADGGEGYTRKHNAQKGMVSVRRNALGATTLLFEREAELPEDQESIDPVEERESRATFELYEDNAGEYRFRLRHDNGNIIGDGGEGYASRSNAKRAIGRLKEYVGPADYLWFDPTGFEVYLDGAGEWRWRLVHRNGNILGDGGEGYTRRHDANRAVDRIRNRAADLDAEVYEDNAGEYRWRLLGGDGSIVADSGEGYDSKSGAEDALSSVREYAPDADVLDIGRAAFELYEDRGGDHRWRLRHRNGNILIDSGQGYADRSGARDGIESVKRNAPGAETDA, encoded by the coding sequence ATGGCAACGGAGACAAACGACGGCGTACTGGCGAGGATCTATCGAGAGCGGGTCGGACGCCCGACGACACACGACGAGGTGCGTGGCTACTGGGTCTTTCTGACGGGGTTGGTGCTCGGGACGCTCGGTATCGTCCTCTTCCTGCCGAGCACGTCCGCGACCGGCGCGTCGGCGCTCACGCTCCGCGAGGTGAGTATCTTCATCGCGGCGGTCGGGTTGGCGATGCTCGTCGCTGGACCGGTGATCCGACTCCCGCTCCAGTCGTGGGCCAACTACGCGGCGTATCTCGGACAGGCGATCTGTTTCGTCGCCGCAGTCTGGTTCGTCCTGGTGTTCCCTGCGGAGTGGAGCGTCCAGACCGGGAGCCAACCGGTGATACTGCTGTACGCGGTCGGGCTGGCGATCCTCATGATCGGCGGCGCGGTCGTCCCGCTCGTGGCCGGCGTGACCCGAGAGGATCTGGAGGCGAGCGAGGACCGGGCCACACGACTCGAAACCGAGGTGGCAGACCTCGAAGCGGAACTCGACGCGGAGCGTGACCGACACGAATCCGAACTCGACGCCGCACGAGGCGAGACGGCTGCTGGCGAAGCCGACCGAGCGGACCTGCAGGCGATCATCGACTCGATGCGCGCCAGTCAGGCGACGTTCGAACTCTACGAGGACCGTGCGGACGAGTGGCGGTGGCGGCTCCGCCACCGGAACGGAAACATCATCGCCGACGGCGGCGAGGGCTACACCCGCAAGCACAACGCCCAGAAGGGGATGGTGAGCGTCCGTCGAAACGCCCTCGGTGCGACGACGCTCCTGTTCGAGCGAGAGGCGGAACTCCCCGAGGACCAAGAGAGCATCGACCCCGTCGAGGAACGGGAGAGTCGAGCGACGTTCGAACTCTACGAGGACAACGCAGGCGAGTACCGTTTCCGACTCCGCCACGACAACGGAAACATCATCGGCGACGGCGGCGAGGGGTACGCGTCGCGGAGCAACGCGAAGCGTGCGATCGGTCGGCTCAAGGAGTACGTCGGCCCGGCGGACTACCTCTGGTTCGACCCGACCGGCTTCGAGGTCTACCTCGACGGGGCGGGCGAGTGGCGGTGGCGACTCGTCCACCGGAACGGGAACATCCTCGGTGACGGCGGCGAGGGGTACACCCGACGCCACGACGCCAACCGAGCGGTCGACCGGATTCGCAACCGCGCCGCCGACCTCGACGCCGAAGTGTACGAGGACAACGCGGGCGAGTACCGCTGGCGGCTCCTCGGCGGCGACGGGAGTATCGTCGCCGACAGCGGCGAAGGCTACGACTCGAAGAGCGGCGCGGAGGATGCACTCTCCAGCGTCCGCGAGTACGCCCCCGACGCGGACGTCCTCGACATCGGCCGGGCCGCGTTCGAACTCTACGAGGACCGGGGTGGCGACCACCGCTGGCGGCTCCGCCACCGTAACGGTAACATACTGATAGACAGTGGACAGGGCTACGCGGACCGCAGCGGTGCCCGCGACGGAATCGAGAGCGTCAAGCGGAACGCACCCGGTGCCGAGACGGACGCGTAA